The proteins below are encoded in one region of Tomitella fengzijianii:
- a CDS encoding phosphoadenylyl-sulfate reductase, producing MSTVVHERLRDTDELRNIAGRGAALVEGGNLDETDPAALLAWTAEQFGDGFIVASNMQDAVLVDLAARAKPGVDVLFLETGYHFAETLGTRDAVVSTYDVNLVEARAEASVAEQDAAEGKDLFARDPGRCCGLRKVVPLKNTLAGYDAWVTGIRRVESPTRAQAPAISFDEGFGLVKINPIVAWDDDRFQQYIDDRGVLVNPLVFDGYPSIGCAPCTAKPLPGSDPRSGRWAGSTKTECGLHSS from the coding sequence ATGAGCACGGTTGTGCACGAGCGCCTTCGGGACACCGACGAGCTGCGGAACATCGCCGGACGGGGCGCGGCTCTCGTGGAGGGCGGGAACCTCGACGAGACCGACCCCGCGGCGCTGCTCGCCTGGACCGCGGAGCAGTTCGGCGACGGTTTCATCGTCGCCTCCAACATGCAGGACGCCGTCCTCGTGGACCTGGCTGCGCGCGCCAAGCCGGGCGTGGACGTCCTCTTCCTCGAGACCGGGTACCACTTCGCCGAGACGCTGGGCACGCGCGACGCCGTCGTCTCCACCTACGACGTGAACCTGGTCGAGGCCAGGGCGGAGGCGTCGGTGGCCGAGCAGGATGCCGCCGAGGGCAAGGACCTGTTCGCCCGGGATCCCGGCCGCTGCTGCGGGCTGCGCAAGGTGGTGCCGCTGAAGAACACGCTCGCCGGCTACGACGCCTGGGTGACCGGCATCCGGCGCGTCGAATCGCCGACTCGGGCGCAGGCCCCCGCGATCTCGTTCGACGAGGGCTTCGGGCTGGTGAAGATCAACCCGATCGTCGCATGGGACGACGACAGGTTCCAGCAGTACATCGACGACCGCGGGGTGCTGGTCAATCCGCTCGTGTTCGACGGGTACCCGTCGATCGGGTGCGCGCCGTGCACCGCGAAACCACTCCCCGGATCCGACCCGCGCAGCGGGCGGTGGGCCGGTTCGACCAAGACGGAATGCGGGTTGCACTCATCATGA
- the cysD gene encoding sulfate adenylyltransferase subunit CysD yields MRVALIMTIDLTDQFTTGTASDIDALFAGRTTPADFDTLTALESEAIHIFREVAGEFERPVIMFSGGKDSTVLLHLAIKAFWPAPMPFPVLHVDTGHNLPEVLEFRDRLVQRHGLRLVVASVEDYLADGRLQERADGIRNPLQIQPLLDAIGDNRFDAVFGGARRDEERARAKERIFSLRDAFGQWDPKRQRPELWNLYNGRHAPGEHVRVFPLSNFTELDIWRYIAREDIELASLYYAHERSVFNRDGMWMTPGPWGGPGDGQELETRSVRYRTVGDGSTTGAVLSDAADNQAILDELTVSRLTERGATRGDDRVSEAAMEDRKRQGYF; encoded by the coding sequence ATGCGGGTTGCACTCATCATGACCATCGATCTGACAGACCAGTTCACCACCGGGACGGCCTCGGACATCGACGCACTGTTCGCCGGGCGGACCACCCCCGCGGATTTCGACACGCTCACCGCGCTGGAGTCCGAGGCGATCCACATCTTCCGCGAGGTGGCCGGCGAGTTCGAGCGCCCCGTCATCATGTTCTCCGGCGGCAAGGACTCCACGGTGCTGCTGCACCTGGCCATCAAGGCCTTCTGGCCGGCGCCGATGCCGTTCCCGGTGCTGCACGTGGACACCGGGCACAACCTGCCGGAGGTTCTCGAGTTCCGGGACCGCCTCGTGCAGAGGCACGGCCTGCGTCTCGTCGTCGCCAGCGTGGAGGACTACCTGGCCGACGGCCGGCTGCAGGAGCGTGCCGACGGCATCCGCAACCCGCTGCAGATCCAGCCCCTGCTGGACGCGATCGGCGACAACCGGTTCGACGCGGTCTTCGGCGGCGCCCGGCGCGATGAGGAGAGGGCCCGCGCCAAGGAGCGCATCTTCAGCCTGCGGGACGCCTTCGGGCAGTGGGACCCCAAGCGCCAGCGCCCCGAGCTGTGGAACCTCTACAACGGCAGGCACGCCCCCGGCGAGCATGTGCGCGTGTTCCCGCTGAGCAACTTCACCGAGCTCGACATCTGGCGCTACATCGCGCGGGAGGACATCGAGCTGGCGTCGCTGTACTACGCGCACGAGCGGTCCGTGTTCAATCGCGACGGCATGTGGATGACGCCCGGACCGTGGGGCGGTCCCGGCGACGGACAGGAGCTGGAGACCCGCTCGGTGCGGTACCGCACCGTGGGCGACGGCTCCACCACCGGCGCCGTGCTCTCCGACGCCGCGGACAACCAGGCCATCCTCGACGAGCTCACGGTCAGCCGCCTCACCGAGCGCGGTGCGACGCGCGGCGACGACCGGGTCTCCGAGGCCGCGATGGAAGACCGCAAACGCCAAGGCTACTTCTGA
- a CDS encoding type II toxin-antitoxin system VapB family antitoxin has protein sequence MIFKGVREGKPYPEHGMSTRDWSKIPPRQVRLDELVTVTTVLALDRLLSEDSTFYGDLFPHVIQWKGTLYLEDGLHRAVRSALRGRPVLHARLFDYDQLAPAPAQHGGTPRFALEDLAE, from the coding sequence ATGATCTTCAAGGGAGTCCGGGAGGGCAAGCCCTACCCCGAGCACGGCATGTCCACACGCGACTGGTCCAAGATCCCGCCCCGCCAAGTCCGCCTGGACGAACTTGTCACCGTCACCACCGTGCTGGCGCTGGACAGGCTGCTGTCCGAGGACTCGACCTTCTACGGCGATCTGTTCCCGCACGTGATCCAGTGGAAGGGGACGCTGTACCTGGAGGACGGCCTGCACCGCGCGGTGCGCTCCGCGCTGCGCGGCCGGCCCGTGCTCCACGCGCGGCTGTTCGATTACGACCAGCTCGCGCCCGCGCCCGCCCAGCACGGCGGGACGCCGCGGTTCGCCCTCGAGGACCTGGCCGAGTAG
- the hrcA gene encoding heat-inducible transcriptional repressor HrcA yields MSSTEDRRFEVLRAIVADFVSTQEPVGSKALVDRHNLGVSSATVRNDMAVLEAEGYITQPHTSSGRVPTDKGYRQFVDRLSSIKPLSQAERRGIAQFLDGAVDLDDVLRRAVRLLAQLTHQVAVVQYPTLNASSVRHLEVVQLTPARLLLVLITDSGRVDQRIVELGDVITDDDLAALRDMFVGALADKKLTDASTAVAELPDTAPTHLRNAVLRVATILIETLVDDPQERLLLGGTANLTRNVQDFAPGAGFPGSLRSVLEALEEQVVMLRLLESAHDNGRVLVRIGEETNVEEIRGTSVVTTGYGAAGTTFGGMGVLGPTRMDYPGTMAAVAAVARYVGEAIAGR; encoded by the coding sequence GTGTCGAGCACCGAGGATCGGCGGTTCGAGGTCCTGCGGGCGATCGTCGCGGACTTCGTGTCCACCCAGGAACCGGTGGGCTCGAAGGCCCTGGTGGACCGCCACAATCTCGGCGTGTCCAGCGCGACGGTGCGCAACGACATGGCGGTTCTGGAGGCTGAGGGGTACATCACCCAACCGCACACGAGCTCGGGGCGGGTGCCCACGGACAAGGGATACCGCCAGTTCGTGGACAGGCTTTCGTCGATCAAGCCGCTGTCGCAGGCCGAGCGCCGCGGCATCGCGCAGTTCCTGGACGGAGCGGTGGACCTGGACGACGTCCTGCGCCGGGCCGTGCGGTTGCTGGCGCAGCTGACGCATCAGGTGGCCGTCGTCCAGTACCCCACGCTCAACGCCTCGTCGGTGCGGCACCTGGAGGTTGTGCAGCTGACCCCCGCGCGGTTGCTTCTGGTGCTGATCACCGACTCGGGGCGGGTGGACCAGCGCATCGTCGAGCTCGGCGACGTCATCACCGACGACGACCTCGCGGCGCTACGCGACATGTTCGTGGGCGCGTTGGCGGACAAGAAGCTCACCGACGCGTCCACCGCGGTGGCGGAGCTGCCGGACACGGCGCCCACGCACCTGCGCAACGCCGTGCTGCGCGTCGCGACGATCCTCATCGAGACCCTCGTGGACGACCCGCAGGAGCGGCTGCTGCTCGGGGGCACCGCCAACCTCACGCGCAACGTGCAGGATTTCGCCCCGGGGGCGGGGTTCCCGGGGTCGCTGCGGTCGGTGCTCGAGGCGCTCGAGGAACAAGTGGTCATGCTGCGCTTGTTGGAATCAGCGCATGACAACGGGCGGGTGCTGGTGCGGATCGGCGAAGAGACCAACGTCGAGGAGATCCGCGGCACCTCCGTCGTGACCACCGGATACGGCGCCGCAGGCACGACGTTCGGCGGAATGGGGGTCCTGGGTCCCACCCGTATGGACTATCCGGGGACAATGGCTGCGGTGGCCGCGGTCGCCAGGTATGTGGGCGAGGCCATCGCCGGACGGTGA
- a CDS encoding diaminopimelate dehydrogenase, whose amino-acid sequence MGEKIRIGIAGYGNLGRGVEAAVARTPDMELVGVFTRREPAAVTPQADGTRVYGWDALARFEDEVDVLILCGGSKEDLPRQGPELAARFNTVDSFDTHARIPEYFASVDGPARAAGTTAVISTGWDPGLFSLNRVLGESILPAGETYTFWGRGVSQGHSDAVRKVPGVAAGVQYTIPSEEAVEAVRRGDRPELSTREKHVRECFVVLEDGADADTVRQAIVTMPHYFEPYDTTVHFITADELTRDHAGIPHGGFVIRSGETGPADDPSGQVYEFSLKLGSNPGFTSSVLVAYARAAHRMNARGDVGAKTLYDVAPGLLSPKTPEQLRAEDL is encoded by the coding sequence GTGGGCGAGAAGATCCGGATCGGCATCGCGGGCTACGGGAACCTGGGGCGCGGTGTGGAGGCCGCCGTGGCGCGCACGCCCGACATGGAACTGGTGGGCGTGTTCACGCGGCGCGAGCCCGCCGCGGTGACGCCGCAGGCGGACGGGACCCGGGTGTACGGGTGGGACGCCCTCGCACGGTTCGAGGACGAGGTGGACGTGCTCATCCTGTGCGGCGGTTCCAAGGAGGACCTGCCGAGGCAGGGACCGGAACTCGCGGCGCGGTTCAACACCGTCGACAGCTTCGACACGCACGCGCGCATCCCGGAGTACTTCGCTTCCGTGGACGGCCCCGCGCGGGCGGCCGGCACCACCGCCGTGATCTCCACCGGCTGGGACCCGGGGCTGTTCTCGCTCAACCGTGTTCTGGGCGAATCGATCCTGCCGGCGGGGGAGACCTACACCTTCTGGGGGCGCGGGGTCAGCCAGGGCCACTCGGACGCCGTGCGGAAGGTGCCGGGCGTGGCGGCGGGGGTGCAGTACACGATCCCGTCGGAGGAAGCCGTCGAGGCGGTGCGGCGCGGCGACCGGCCGGAACTGTCCACGCGCGAAAAGCACGTGCGCGAGTGTTTCGTGGTGCTCGAGGACGGGGCCGACGCGGACACGGTCCGCCAGGCGATCGTGACCATGCCGCACTACTTCGAGCCCTACGACACCACGGTGCACTTCATCACCGCGGACGAACTGACGCGCGATCACGCCGGGATCCCGCACGGCGGCTTCGTGATCCGCAGCGGCGAGACCGGCCCGGCGGACGACCCCTCCGGGCAGGTCTACGAGTTCAGCCTGAAGCTCGGCAGCAACCCGGGATTCACCTCCAGCGTCCTGGTGGCCTACGCGCGTGCGGCGCACCGGATGAACGCGCGCGGCGATGTCGGCGCCAAGACGCTCTACGACGTGGCGCCGGGGCTGCTCTCGCCCAAGACGCCGGAGCAGCTGCGGGCCGAGGACCTGTAA
- a CDS encoding sulfate adenylyltransferase subunit 1, producing MSTDKTAQPDLLRLATAGSVDDGKSTLVGRLLYDTKSVLADQIDAVTRASVDRGLATPDLSLLVDGLRAEREQGITIDVAYRYFATPTRTFVLADTPGHVQYTRNTVSGASTAQLVVLLVDARSGVVAQTRRHAAVLALLGVPRLVLAVNKIDLVDHAESVYREIATEFAELTAGLGWDPSAVQSIPVSALHGDNVAVRSSNTPYYDGPTLIEHLESVPVDAEPDTAGLRFPVQYVIRPRTAEHPDYRGYAGQVSVGTARVGDPVVALPSGVRSTIERIDTADGTLDAAQPGRSVTLVLADDIDVSRGDVISSVGDAPAPVREFAATVCWLAERPLRAGARVLVKHGTRTVQAIVDAVESRFDEQALTVTPAPDELGLNDIGLVHLRTAGDLPVDDYRASRRSGSFLLIDPASGNTLSAGLVGDALEAVRTVAAQPA from the coding sequence ATGAGCACTGACAAGACCGCGCAGCCGGACCTGCTGCGCCTGGCCACCGCGGGCAGCGTGGACGACGGGAAGTCCACGCTGGTCGGGCGGCTGCTGTACGACACGAAATCGGTTCTGGCCGATCAGATCGACGCCGTGACCCGCGCGTCGGTGGACCGCGGCCTGGCCACCCCCGACCTGTCGCTGCTGGTGGACGGGCTGCGAGCCGAGCGTGAGCAGGGCATCACGATCGACGTCGCCTACCGGTACTTCGCCACGCCCACCCGCACCTTCGTGCTGGCCGACACCCCCGGGCACGTGCAGTACACGCGCAACACCGTCTCCGGCGCGTCGACCGCGCAGCTGGTGGTGCTGTTGGTGGACGCCCGCAGCGGGGTCGTCGCACAGACCCGCCGCCACGCGGCGGTCCTCGCGCTGCTCGGCGTGCCGCGCCTCGTCCTGGCTGTGAACAAGATCGATCTGGTGGACCACGCCGAGTCGGTGTACCGGGAGATCGCGACGGAGTTCGCCGAGCTCACCGCCGGCCTGGGCTGGGATCCGTCCGCCGTGCAGTCGATCCCCGTATCGGCACTGCACGGCGACAACGTGGCCGTGCGGTCGTCGAACACGCCGTACTACGACGGTCCCACCCTGATCGAGCATCTCGAGTCCGTGCCGGTGGACGCCGAACCGGACACGGCGGGCCTGCGCTTCCCGGTCCAGTACGTCATCCGGCCGCGCACCGCCGAGCATCCCGACTACCGCGGATACGCGGGCCAGGTCTCGGTGGGCACCGCTCGGGTGGGGGATCCGGTGGTGGCGCTGCCCTCCGGCGTACGCAGCACCATCGAACGCATCGACACCGCGGACGGCACGCTCGACGCGGCACAGCCGGGTCGCAGCGTCACGCTCGTGCTCGCCGACGACATCGACGTCTCGAGGGGTGACGTCATCTCGTCCGTCGGCGATGCGCCCGCCCCGGTGCGGGAGTTCGCCGCCACCGTCTGCTGGCTGGCCGAGCGCCCGCTGCGGGCCGGCGCGCGCGTGCTCGTCAAGCACGGAACGCGGACGGTGCAGGCCATCGTCGACGCCGTGGAGTCACGGTTCGACGAGCAGGCGCTGACCGTCACTCCCGCACCGGACGAGTTGGGGCTCAACGACATCGGACTCGTGCACCTGCGCACCGCCGGCGACCTTCCGGTGGACGACTACCGGGCGAGCCGGCGCAGCGGGTCCTTCCTGCTCATCGACCCCGCCAGCGGCAACACGCTGTCCGCCGGGCTGGTGGGCGATGCGCTCGAGGCGGTCCGCACCGTCGCAGCACAGCCGGCATGA
- a CDS encoding sirohydrochlorin chelatase: protein MTGAGPAAGPERDGPPLIAVAHGSRDPRSAQSIHAIVDGLRAANPGIEVHVAFLDLSVPSLGDVVETVARAGHRSAVVVPLLLGSAYHSRVDLPALLAAASARRPGMELIQAPVLGDDERLVTAIRDRIVGAGARVDDPSVGVALSAVGSSSAEANAVTRALAARVSEGTAWHGARVCFAAAADPTVESAIDSLRAQGARRIVVGSWFLAPGLLADRVRRRALEVEPSAMIAEPIGPHALVPQVIVDRYRRAAATVTVAAARTDAA from the coding sequence ATGACCGGCGCCGGCCCCGCAGCCGGGCCCGAACGGGACGGCCCGCCGCTGATCGCCGTCGCGCACGGCAGCCGGGATCCGCGGTCCGCGCAGTCGATCCACGCGATCGTCGACGGGCTCCGCGCCGCGAATCCGGGGATCGAGGTGCACGTGGCGTTCCTCGACCTGTCCGTGCCCTCGCTCGGCGACGTGGTGGAGACGGTGGCACGCGCCGGCCACCGCAGCGCCGTGGTCGTCCCCCTGCTGCTGGGCAGCGCCTACCACTCGCGGGTGGATCTGCCCGCGCTGCTGGCCGCGGCGTCCGCCCGGCGTCCCGGAATGGAGTTGATCCAGGCGCCCGTCCTCGGCGACGACGAACGCCTGGTCACGGCGATACGCGACCGGATCGTCGGCGCCGGGGCACGGGTCGACGATCCGTCCGTGGGCGTTGCGCTGTCCGCCGTCGGCTCGTCGTCCGCGGAGGCCAACGCGGTGACGCGCGCCCTCGCCGCCCGGGTGTCCGAGGGCACCGCTTGGCACGGCGCCCGGGTGTGCTTCGCCGCCGCGGCGGATCCGACGGTGGAATCCGCCATCGACTCGCTGCGGGCGCAGGGCGCGCGGCGCATCGTGGTGGGCTCCTGGTTCCTCGCGCCGGGCCTGCTCGCCGACAGGGTCCGGCGGCGGGCCCTGGAAGTGGAACCGTCCGCGATGATCGCCGAGCCGATCGGGCCGCATGCGCTTGTGCCGCAAGTGATCGTGGACCGGTACAGGCGGGCGGCGGCCACGGTCACCGTCGCGGCCGCACGCACCGACGCGGCATGA
- the hemW gene encoding radical SAM family heme chaperone HemW encodes MRRARTVPLELPDSALPDPALPDPARPGAGWGEGRPFGVYIHVPFCATRCGYCDFNTYTPGELGTSASPESWAEAYRKEMHAAVELLARRGVDAPAAQTVFIGGGTPSLLGADRLVEVLGVVRDTFGLAPGAEVTTESNPESTSPRFFERLRAGGYTRISMGMQSAARHVLATLDRVHTPGRPVDAAREAFAAGFEHVNLDLIYGTPGERDEDLAASLDAVLDAGVDHVSAYSLIVEEGTAMARKVRRGELPEPDDDVLAARYEMVDRRLRGAGLDWYEVSNWARPGGECRHNIGYWDGGDWWGAGPGAHSHIGGVRWWNVKHPASYSAALAEQVLPVAGTEVLDAHDRHVERVLLTIRLASGLPLAELTGPERTAAERAAGDGLAVLTGDRLVLTDRGRLLADAVVRDILE; translated from the coding sequence ATGAGGCGCGCGCGGACCGTGCCGCTGGAGCTGCCGGACTCCGCACTACCGGATCCGGCGCTACCGGATCCGGCACGGCCGGGTGCCGGCTGGGGCGAGGGGCGCCCGTTCGGCGTGTACATCCACGTGCCGTTCTGCGCGACGCGCTGCGGTTACTGCGATTTCAACACCTACACCCCCGGCGAGCTCGGCACCTCCGCATCGCCGGAGTCCTGGGCGGAGGCGTACCGCAAGGAGATGCACGCGGCGGTCGAGCTGCTTGCGCGGCGCGGGGTGGACGCGCCCGCCGCGCAGACGGTGTTCATCGGCGGCGGCACCCCGTCGCTGCTGGGGGCGGACCGCCTCGTCGAGGTCCTCGGCGTGGTGCGCGACACCTTCGGTCTGGCCCCGGGCGCCGAGGTGACCACGGAGTCGAACCCGGAGTCCACCTCCCCACGGTTCTTCGAGCGGCTGCGCGCGGGCGGCTACACGCGCATCTCCATGGGCATGCAGTCGGCGGCCCGGCACGTGCTGGCCACGCTCGACAGGGTGCACACCCCGGGGCGCCCCGTCGACGCCGCCCGCGAGGCGTTCGCCGCGGGCTTCGAGCACGTGAACCTGGACCTGATCTACGGCACCCCGGGCGAGCGCGACGAGGACCTCGCCGCCTCCCTCGACGCCGTGCTGGATGCGGGCGTGGACCACGTCTCGGCGTACTCGCTGATCGTCGAGGAGGGCACCGCGATGGCGCGCAAGGTCCGGCGGGGCGAGCTGCCGGAGCCGGACGACGACGTGCTGGCGGCGCGCTACGAGATGGTGGACCGGCGGCTGCGGGGCGCCGGTCTGGATTGGTACGAGGTGTCGAACTGGGCGCGGCCCGGCGGCGAGTGCCGCCACAACATCGGCTACTGGGACGGCGGCGACTGGTGGGGGGCCGGCCCCGGCGCGCACAGCCACATCGGCGGGGTGCGCTGGTGGAACGTCAAGCATCCCGCCTCGTACTCGGCGGCGCTCGCGGAGCAGGTGTTGCCGGTGGCGGGCACAGAGGTGCTGGACGCGCACGACCGCCACGTGGAGCGGGTGCTGCTGACGATCAGGCTGGCTTCGGGGCTACCGCTGGCGGAGCTCACCGGGCCCGAGCGGACGGCGGCGGAGCGGGCGGCGGGGGACGGGCTGGCAGTCCTGACCGGCGACCGGCTGGTGCTCACCGACCGCGGTCGCCTGCTCGCCGATGCCGTGGTGCGCGACATCCTGGAGTGA
- a CDS encoding nitrite/sulfite reductase codes for MSPKPPAAGTTAVPGTSDSAAPQAKRPRPKKTRSEGQWAKGYREPLNPVERFKRDDAPLNVRDRITDLYAELGHSSIDANDLRGRFRWMGLYTQRTAGYDGTFTGDDNADLLESPYFMMRVRADGQKLDLDRMRTIAGISKDFARDTLDITNRQNFQYHWIEVESVPEIWRRLGEVGMQTTSACGDCPRGMLGSPLAGLAVDEVLDASPALDEIVRRYIGDPEFANLPRKYKTAVSGLQDLPHEINDIAFVGVVHPEHGPGLDLWVGGGLSTVPHFAQRLGAWVPLDEVPDVWEAVTKLFRDYGYRRLRSKNRLKFLVKDWGPEKVREVLENEYLHRKLIDGPAPTPLTKVRDHVGVQKLKNGLNAVGGAPVSGRISGTQLAELADAVERAGGTEVRTTPYQKLVALDIADDKVDQLVADMERIGLPTDPTPWRRSIMTCTGLEYCKLAFVETRRRAISLLPELEERMADLNSQLDVPVTVHLNGCPNSCARIQTADIGFKGQLIEQPDGTKAEGFQVHLGGSLGEDLGFGRKVRQHKVLSSELGDYIERVMRNFIAQRAEGERFAQWVARADEEDLR; via the coding sequence ATGTCACCGAAACCTCCTGCCGCCGGCACCACCGCGGTGCCCGGCACGTCCGACTCCGCCGCGCCCCAGGCCAAGCGCCCGCGCCCCAAGAAGACCCGCTCGGAGGGCCAGTGGGCCAAGGGCTACCGCGAGCCGCTGAACCCGGTGGAGCGGTTCAAGCGCGACGATGCGCCGCTGAACGTCCGCGACCGCATCACCGACCTCTACGCGGAGCTCGGCCACAGCAGCATCGACGCGAACGACCTGCGCGGGCGCTTCCGTTGGATGGGCCTCTACACCCAGCGCACGGCCGGCTACGACGGCACCTTCACCGGCGACGACAACGCCGACCTGCTCGAGTCGCCCTACTTCATGATGCGGGTGCGCGCCGACGGCCAGAAGCTGGACCTGGACCGGATGCGCACGATCGCCGGCATCTCGAAGGACTTCGCCCGCGACACGCTCGACATCACCAACAGGCAGAACTTCCAGTACCACTGGATCGAGGTCGAGAGCGTCCCGGAGATCTGGCGGCGCCTCGGCGAGGTCGGCATGCAGACGACGTCCGCGTGCGGCGACTGCCCCCGCGGCATGCTGGGCTCGCCGCTGGCGGGCCTGGCCGTCGACGAGGTGCTCGACGCCAGCCCGGCGCTGGACGAGATCGTGCGCCGCTACATCGGCGACCCCGAGTTCGCGAACCTGCCGCGCAAGTACAAGACCGCGGTCTCGGGCCTGCAGGACCTGCCGCACGAGATCAATGACATCGCGTTCGTCGGCGTCGTGCACCCCGAACACGGGCCGGGCCTGGACCTGTGGGTGGGCGGCGGACTGTCAACGGTGCCGCACTTCGCGCAGCGCCTGGGCGCGTGGGTTCCGCTCGACGAGGTTCCCGACGTGTGGGAGGCGGTGACGAAGCTGTTCCGCGACTACGGCTACCGGCGCCTGCGCAGCAAGAACCGGCTCAAGTTCCTGGTCAAGGACTGGGGCCCGGAGAAGGTCCGCGAGGTGCTCGAGAACGAGTACCTGCACCGGAAGCTCATCGACGGCCCCGCGCCCACACCGCTGACCAAGGTCCGCGACCACGTGGGCGTGCAGAAGCTCAAGAACGGTCTCAACGCGGTGGGCGGCGCGCCGGTGTCCGGCCGCATCTCCGGCACGCAGCTGGCCGAACTCGCCGACGCCGTCGAGCGGGCCGGCGGCACCGAGGTGCGCACCACGCCCTACCAGAAGCTCGTCGCGCTCGACATCGCCGACGACAAGGTCGATCAGCTCGTCGCCGACATGGAGCGCATCGGCCTGCCCACCGACCCCACGCCGTGGCGCCGCAGCATCATGACCTGCACCGGCCTGGAGTACTGCAAGCTCGCCTTCGTCGAGACCCGACGCCGCGCCATCTCGCTGCTGCCGGAGCTCGAGGAGCGCATGGCCGACCTCAACTCCCAGTTGGACGTGCCGGTGACGGTGCACCTCAACGGCTGCCCCAACTCGTGCGCGCGCATCCAGACCGCGGACATCGGATTCAAGGGCCAGCTGATCGAGCAGCCCGACGGCACCAAGGCCGAGGGCTTCCAGGTGCACCTGGGCGGCAGCCTGGGCGAAGACCTCGGCTTCGGCCGCAAGGTGCGCCAGCACAAGGTGCTCTCGAGCGAGCTCGGCGACTACATCGAGCGCGTCATGCGCAACTTCATCGCGCAGCGCGCCGAGGGCGAACGCTTCGCGCAGTGGGTGGCGCGGGCGGACGAGGAGGATCTGCGATGA